In the Silene latifolia isolate original U9 population chromosome 1, ASM4854445v1, whole genome shotgun sequence genome, AATGAAATGGTATGTAAAGTGTGCACTCACCTGAGAATTTGATGAACAGCCCAGTGGTTGCTGAAAGTTCATTAATGGATGCTTGAGCTAATGGCTAGATGCTTACAGTCTGAAGTAATATGCTGAGATTAAAAAAAATGTTATTGGCCTCTTACAGGGGGGTCTCACAAGTAAGGGAGTGCATACATGTAATTATGTTGAGGCTTGTTGACATGTGTGCACAGTGTCACTATTTAAGAAGCAGCACATGCTCTCATAAAGTAGTTAGTCTCCAGAAAGAATTTCTCAAAAAGATTGTAAATTTAGTAAGGAAtgtaaagaagaaggaagaaaggTATGAAGAGAAAACTCTGTTAAATAGAACAATAATGTGTGAACGAGGTATTATTTTGTGGTCGATAGGAAATGGTTGACAACATACAGTGTGTTAGGGGCAAGACTAAAGATTTTGCATTGAATTCCATGGGTGGTTGTTAATGAATGAAAAAGCATACCTGGTACATAAACATTTGGCATAGAAACCGCCAGCTGTGTAAAGGTTGCATCACTTGGCCGGCTGTCCAGCGGCAACTGAAGGTGTTGGCCGTGGATATTTTTGGTAGCCGTACTCCAGTTAGCAATGGTGGTGTTCGTAGTACTAAAAAAAGATTTTGTACGTGCATATGCACCGACATTCACATTTTAAGCTAGTTTGTAAATTAACATTGTTTAACATCCGTGTTTTTTCTGGGGGGCAATTAAGGTGTTGCTCAATTAAAACTGGTTCATTCGCCAAGCAGATTATTGCCATAATTCCTTAGCAAGCTCATCCTTGACCGCCAAATATCTGTCACGATACATGCTGCATTTTATCTCTGCACAAATCATCCTAGAAAAGTTTGCATCTCGCACGTGGAACTCATACACGGTCTGCACATACCTAATGACTTTCTTAGCCAAGCTGTTCCGGGCAGATCTTAGGCCCGAAGAATTTTCACCAAGAAAATAACTCACCCTAGCACGGTTTTTGGGCCAACTAAGCACTAAAGTAGAAACATGAGTGCCATCATCCACCACCATATCCTCCACCTCAGCAACGCTTATTTCATAAGCTGCAACAATCTGAAGCCAGATCCCCCAAAAGTCTATGCTTACTGACTTAGGCCTGCAGCTTACTGGAGCTCTGCTTGAGCACGCACCAGCCACGATCCTTTCCACAAATTCGAGGGCTTCCTTCTTCTTCCGGTAGAATTTTGAGCAAGCCTTGTTCCACATAAATCTCTCCAGGTTAACATCATCTACAATCACCTTTTTAGTCCGGACCAAATACTCAACCGCTTTCTCAGCAGCCTCCTCTTCAGAAGCGGCCAATGAGTTTCCTATGGTGCCTTGAAAAGTATAGGATTCAGGACCATCGCGCCTCATAAGAAGCACAAAAGCAACATTCTTAATCGATTCTGAATGGTTGTACATAGGCTCCACCCACCCAACCTCCTTGGCAATATTAGACAGAAGGGAGCGGCTTGAGATCTTGAAAGACTGTTGTCGGTTACCCATCCTAAATTAAACCTGAAAGCGAAGCAATGAAGGTGTTGTGAAATCCCAGATAACCAGGCCGACCTGCCTAAACACATACCCAAAATCAGGAGTGTGTGCACCCGGAGCAGAAGTAATAAGCTCCCCGACTGAGAGACCCTTTCATTTTCAAGGCCCAACATAGCTCCACACAAAGACCTCTTCAGCAACTATGACAATGCCATATCTCCTTTAGGCTGATTTCCTAAGCCTCCTCTAGACACAGACACCCACGACCTCTCCCCAAATCAAGTTTTCACAAGTAAATTGAACAAGTGGTTCCCTCACAAATACCTCACCTCCAAAAAATATTCATAACCTGGCCACCTCTTTGCCCAAACTACATGCAAACATAATTTTGGGTTTGCCTTTAAACCCCAAAGAGACGAATGTTCCTATCCTAAGCTGATAAATAACAGCAGAGCACTAAGCTTGCTTAGTGCTGAACTACCTGACCTGCTGTACAACCATACCCACACAAAAAACCCTGCTGACAATCCTATTGTGTACTACTACTGTTGTCAGTACTTATACATTGCCACATAATAGTGTTAAGACTTAAAAGAAAAGAACATAGCAAGGATCTATCTTCAAATGTATACAACAAAGCTTACAAGAAAACAGCAATATGGCCATTTCACACTTAAAAGAAGATAAAAACAGCAATATGGCAATTTCACACTTAAAAGAAGATAACAACATGATAAGTAAATCCACAGCAACAAAACAACAGTTCTCTAGTAAATAGAAACGACCATCCAAAAGAAAACATGAGCATAGCAAAGACCAGTAATTGAAACATCTATAGCAAATGTAAACAACAGCGCCATTGTaacattttttttcaaaaagacaAGAGCATGGTAATTTCAAACTGAAGAGATTTGTAAGCAACTCAAGAACATGGTAATGTCAAACTACAGATAAGAGTTGAACACGATTAGGAAGATCATTGCAGCAAaacaaagctaataactaaatAGATGAGGCAAGGTAGCTCACCCTTGCAATTTTTGGAGCCTCCAAACTGCTGCTTAGGTAGAATAGGCAAGAGTGtgtctctatatatatatatatgtgaaaTTGTAGTCTATTCCACCTTTACACAAAAGGCAAGAATCCTAACCACACCAAACTATAGGACTGTCTACTGTGCAAAGTACAGCAAATCTTGAGTTAACTGTTCATCTAAATTCTCCAAACCGTTACCTTACCTCAACTCACATCACCCCACTTCACTCCCTTACTTTTTTTTCCCTTAAAAGAAAACCATGTCTTTGCACACTACCCTTTCACAAGCTGTTTAAGTAATACCACCGTAATTCCAAAAATGCTGCCTATTACGTACATCATTCCAACCGTAAATTCCAAGCGAACTGAGCCACGAATGAACCTCACAAGATTTCCTTGCATTTTTCTGGTGCTATTAGCCAGAACGATATAGGATTACGACGTAGTCCACAACAAATTTGTGCTATTAGCCAGAACTATATACGATTAAAACGCTGGCCATAATAACCACTTCGAATTGGTTTTAAAACATAATCCGAAATTCTGAACGTACACATGGAATTTAAAGTACTAAACCCGAACCCTATAATTTGAAGTACTAAACACAGACCTTATTAGCAGCTAAGACTCTCGCTCATCTTTGAAAATTCATGGCTTTTGTTTTGCAGCTATATACCATCATCCATCTTATTATGCAAGAGTAAATGATCAGGTTTTGGAAGTACGCCAAACATTTTGCTCTAATATGGCCACATATATTCTCCACATAAACTTTCAGAAACAACAACGCAGACACTAATCTAGCTGAAGATGGTCTTTTAGAAAACTTAATTGATTCATTATTAAGGTCAAGGGTCCTTATCAGCAGCAAGAACTTTAGCCAAACAATTGTTTTCTATTTTGAAAGCTGTTTGATTGATAAGTTGTTAGGCTTGTGTGTGAATTACGGCAAATAATTTGCAGTGCAGTAGGAGATGTATCACGCCATAATTTCCAGAAAAGGGATGGAAGTAAGCGGTTGATTAGGCTAATCTTGTCAGTTTGTAAAAGGCATATTACGCTGTCAGTTTGTAGGAGAAGTCACGTGGTGTAATGATAGGGTAGAAGAGTGTAGAATAATTGTTTGTTGTGCAGGTCTTAACAAATAATATAAGAAAGGCCAATGTGCTTTTATTAAGGCCCAATTGTATCACTCCTAACAAGGCAGGGCATTAAGGCCCAAATTGGACAACCAAGGGAAGAGTAGGCCCGGCAAATTCAAAGAGGTTAAACGGCATATTGTGTGTCGTTTCGCACTGTTTATATGAACAGTGTAATAGCTTGGAGACTTTTAGTGTAAGGTGGAAAGATTGCATGCGATTAGTATCGTAGTAAATCCCGCAATAAAGATATTCAATATAAAAGTAATAGTACAAAATTATGAGGaataaatatatataatataatatgagtaattatatattttattaCTAGTgaaatttataataaaatttgtTTATGATATACTTAGTAACTTAGCTAGCTACTAAATGAGGACCGTCTAGCACACACCCAAACTCGAACAAGCAATCCACATCCAAGCTAATCGTCTCATGTATATAATAATGCTCCCTAGTGTAACCATTAGTTATCGTATGGGTCATTACATATAATTTTAATAATAGTTTTGTAGACACCTACATGAAACACACAAACGTTAACAACGAGGAACGAAGAAAGTCTTTGAGAAAGCATTTCTTTCTCGTCCACTCGGGAGGGCGGCGATGAACTTCATTGAATGAAAGTATGGGTATGACCTCCTAAAattaaagtaaagaaacgaataaAATTACCCTGGAACACAACCTAAACCTCGAGAAGGCCGCCTTTAAAAGCGTTCGCTGGATTATGCCCCACAGAAGAGGATGCTCTATATGCTCTCATAGCAATCGTGGTTCTACGAAATTCACCTAAATTCATATCTTACCTATACGCAAAATTAATCAAAGTTAGCTGATGTAAATAATTATGACTTTCATCTTTAAAATGGTTAGGAATTCGATGCCGGACTTTTGCGTTCGATAAAGCTAATCACCCATTGACTCCCCACAAAAGTCCTCTTCCCCTCCATACGGCCATACGCATACCACATCAAAATCAAACTACCACcaaaattcaaaattaaacaCGCATACTTTAATCTCTCGATTTCTCCGTCCATTAAATTACCAAAATCAAAAACTAAATAAAAACtctcttttttgtttttcttgatattttcattaatttctccagatctctctctaaaaaattaaattaaaaaattaaaatcgACGCCATTATCATTGCTTCGAAATGAGCACGGGCGAGCTTCTCAGCATCGAACCTCTTGAACTCCAATTCGCATGTATATTCATCTCTCTCATAtttattcttattattttttcattaatttttgtTTGATTTGAATGTTTTGCTGAATTTTGATcatttttgtgtttgtttgatTGATTTTAGTGGAGTTAAAGAAGCAGATCTCATGTTCGCTTCAATTATCGAACAAAACTGACAATTATGTCGCATTCAAGGTACAGTTTTCGTATAATTTAGCTTGATTTTATTAATTTTATCAGTTTTGATGTGTTGTCGCATTCAACTTACAAATTTTGTGTAATTTTGCTTGATTTCTTAGTTTTTGTTGAAATGTATGCTGTTTGATTGCGGAATTtgtgtttgatttgatttttgttcgGTTTAACTTGGGAAATTAGGTCTAGACATAGGTTTCATGTAATTTAGCTTGATTTTATCATTTTTCGTTGAAATGTATGCTGTTTGATAGCGGAATTtgtgtttgatttgatttttgttcgGTTTAAATTGGGAAATTAGGTCTAGGTACAAATTTCGTCTAATTTAgcttgattttttttatttttcttctaATATATGCTGTTTGATTGcggaatttgcatttgatttgatttttgttcgGTTTGATTTGGGAGATTAGGTCAAAACTACGAATCCGAAGAAATATTGTGTTCGTCCGAATACCGGTGTTGTTTTGCCTCGATCAACATGCGACATTACAGGTGCGTGCCATTATGTGTGATTCATGCATCTAAGTCTTTTTAATTTGTTTAATTCTGCAGTGTGATCATTATTTTTCTTACAAATCTTATTTAAGAATGTGTTAAGCTTAGGACGACCTCTGTTCATATTATTTAGCTTATTAAATGAGAGCTATAGTGACTATCTTGTGAGCTTAAGACGGTTTTAGACAAAACTCCCTTATTACTTGTTGATGATTTGGAGATTTGAAATTCGTGTGTTTATGATGCCAGTAACAATGCAAGCGCAAAAGGAGGTCCCTGCTGATATGCAATGCAAGGATAAATTCCTTCTGCAGAGTGTTATCGCGCCGCAAGGAGTGGCAGCTAAAGATATCACCCCTGAAATGGTAATCATGTTTGTGTATTATGTTGTAGGCTTTTTATACTGAATTATGACATACTAAAATGGTAATCGCTAGAAAAGGGTAATTGTTGTTCATGTAGTAGCTGTTATTAAGGTTATACTTGAATTGTGACATCCCAAATCAAAACCAAGCTTTGGAAATGGTGCGTTATTTGTTGACCTTTAAAGTTTGCGTTGCATCAACAGCGTTTTGGTTTGTCTTGTAAACTGTGAGTCTTGATATTTATGGTTTAACTTGAGAGTGGTGAATGTTCTATTGGATAATTGAGGCTCATTGGTTTCATTTTGTGAGTTCAGTTCAGTAAGGAGGCAGGACACGTGGTTGAGGAGTGCAAATTAAAAGTTGTTTATGTTTCTCCACCTCAACCGCCCTCACCTGTTCCAGAGGGTGAGGAAGAAGTTAGTTCTCCAAGGGGCTCTGTTTCAGACAATGGACATTTGAGTGGTTCCGAATCTGCCACTGTGAGTGTTTTCATGTTTCATTTGTGTAGTTCTGGATTTCTCAATTGTCATTGATGGGTATGATGGATTGCTTAATTTTAATTGCAGGGAACAAGAGGATTTGGCGATTCTCACGATAGCTCTTCTGAGGTATAATTCATTCCTTTTCTTGCCCATTTTTGTTCATGTGCTATACATTACTTCTGTTCATGAATTGGTTACAATCAAGTAGCATGTGTTTAAGTGATTACTGATTAGGTCAAGCCTAGATGATTAGATCAAGCATCtatcttgtagaaatgccatatggAAAGGGTGTCTGTTATGAAGGAAGTGGCATTTTCTCTGGAGGAGTTTTTATGTAGTTGTTCTTTTTCATATTAGGCGTTTGAATTGGCCCTTTGATGAGTAGGTAGTGGAAGTTTGTCGTCTACATGAATAGGCAATGAAAATTAGTTTATCAGTAATCTACTTCAAACTTGAACCAGAATTATGCTAAGCATCAGACTGAGTAGCACGTTAAGCAAACTCTTTAAGACTTTAACATTAACAAGTAGCAAAAATGTAACTGATCGCCTGATTGGGATGTCCCAACGACTGTTTATTTTGTGTCCTCCCTTTTTGCCTGTCTTTTCATTTCGAGggcaaatgaaaaaaaatgaaggtGCAAAAAGACCTTCATGATTGTTAATGTTAGGATGATGTACCTCAGGTATCATAAGTATCATAGTTTCAGATAACTAAATAGTGGTTAGTCTTGATGGTTTTACATATCTGTTCATGTTGATCATTTGATACGATAATCATGCCATTTTATATAGCTACTATTTCCAAGCACATCTTCTAATAGTTCCTAAAAAGCGACCTATTTGTGCATTTTACTTGTATCCCATTATTTAGCACTTGCGCGTATCAGACGACTCACTAATAAATTGTAGTGGATCTAGTCTAATATGGACTTTAAGATACATTGTAGCTATTGTTCTACAAGAGTCTTCTCTTCGAAAGTGTTGACACGACTCCGGTTACTGTTTAGGGCCGTTGCTTGGAAATGAGTTTTAAACAATATGTGGGACTTCACCCTCCATGTAGAGCTGTTATCTTCATAAACAGTGGATTGATATTTGGATGGTATTGACTAAGTTGCTATTTTAGGGCATTTGGTAACTTGGTCAATTAAGAATCACTTGATAGTTTATGCAATGCCTCATATAAAATGATATATGGTCTAAATATCTTGTACGGTTGGGAGTTTAAGGCATTTGGTATCTTTagttttacgtttttttttttttccttatgaAGGGGATTTCGTAATTTCATGTACATGGGGATGGAAAGATTTATCTCCTATTTCATGACTTGTTACCTCCTTAAGCTGTTCCCACGGAAAATAATTAGGTATACATATGCGCAGACGTGTGGTAGGAGGGAATTTAAGGCAACTCATTGCCCAAGATTTTGCATGCTTTAGTAGTCTCAGAAAGATCTGTTTTCACGTGATACTTGTAATTAGTCTTAGATATCAAGCCTTTTCCAGCTTCACAGAAAGATCTTTCATGTGGTCAAGTTATGAGCAGTGGGGTGACCACTGACCAGGCGGATTCCAACATTTTTGCTTCTGTTTAAGATCGTGACGCACTTGTTTGCATTCTTGCATTTGCAGTGTATATATACACTGTTAGCTGAAATAATTTGTGGAGATAATGTCTTCTATGTTTATTAGCGTTACTTGTGAGAGGTTATATTGCTACCTGTGTTTGTTAAGTTTGTTCAAATCTTTGCCAACATTTCCAGGCAAAAGCTCTCATTGCGAAGCTGACAGAGGAGAAAAATAATGCTATCCAGCAAAACAATAAGTTGAGACAGGAGCTGGTGAGTACCTATGTTTTTTGCCTTCAATTACATTTGATGTTGGTTTTGGCTAGCTTGTCAACCCATGAATCCATGATATTACACAATGTGTTTACTTGTCGTGATTCTACATTACTTTACGTCTGGTTTATTATCCAAATCTCTGGTTCTGTCTCTATCTGCATTTGTTACATAATCTGTGTATTGTTTTTAGCGAAAAAGCAAACGATCACCAATACTATTGTAGGACGTTCCGTATGTCCTCCGTTGCACTGTTGCTTCTTCATAACATTTTTTTGCGATGGGGTATATAGATCCACGGTTGGTTTGAAGAGGAGGAATTTTATTGACTAGACTGCTTGTAGATGAAAATCTGGCACCAATCTCAATATCATATGAGGAGCGTAGGAATGTTGATTTTCAACATGCTTGGTCATAAAACTCTCATATAGAAATCCACTAAAAGATGAGAAGAAACATTCATGTAAAGAGAGGAGAATTCACTGGGTTATAATACTTAAAAGGGGTACACACACGTTACTGTTCCGCTTTTGGTGAAAGATGCCGTTTTCTTTAGTTTCATTTTCTGATTGTACATTGATAGCTAGTTAAAGGCGGACTAATGTCTTTGCTGCTAGTACTTTGTGAGCTAGTGATTCTGATTCTTTGCCATCTTACAATTTCTGTGACATCTGTGTTTCGCAGGAGCTTTTGAGGCGAGAGGCTAGCAAAGGACAAGGGGGTGTTTCGTTCATGCTCGTGATACTAGTCGGCTTGATTGGGATAATTCTGGGCTATGTCTTGAAGAAGGCATGATGTGCGAGTTAAAATTCAAGTAAtcctttgtcttattattgttacgCTGGCTGTcttatttgcatctgttattggAGAACACATAATAGTAGTACCCTGTGGCTATTCAAATGAATTTAAATAGGGGAAAATGTCTAGTAGGCCGTGTTGTTGTGTTTGTAGTTAATTGAAATAGACTAATACCGAATACTGTTGGACTTATCAGGGTTTTCTGTGAGACCACCAATGTTTTGCGGGCAATTGATTCTTTGCTGTTGTAGTGACCTTATATTTCTCTTTAGCAATTGTCTCCAGTCACGGCTTTGGCTTGCAT is a window encoding:
- the LOC141592139 gene encoding vesicle-associated protein 1-1-like, producing MSTGELLSIEPLELQFALELKKQISCSLQLSNKTDNYVAFKVKTTNPKKYCVRPNTGVVLPRSTCDITVTMQAQKEVPADMQCKDKFLLQSVIAPQGVAAKDITPEMFSKEAGHVVEECKLKVVYVSPPQPPSPVPEGEEEVSSPRGSVSDNGHLSGSESATGTRGFGDSHDSSSEAKALIAKLTEEKNNAIQQNNKLRQELELLRREASKGQGGVSFMLVILVGLIGIILGYVLKKA